In Paenibacillus phoenicis, one genomic interval encodes:
- a CDS encoding DUF309 domain-containing protein — MSYEPLFVAYLVYFNRDRDYFECHEVLEELWLEQGYDPLYKGLLQVAVGLFHARRGNLSGGRKMLCSALERLAPYPEHTLGIDLGKLRRDTEVYVRQLTEGDPQAFTYYDLTIHVLDPELVRLVAEASKNIAPNIPQRRTPQRGEKHEERQQKLEQRKAREQG; from the coding sequence ATGAGCTATGAGCCGCTGTTTGTGGCGTATCTCGTTTACTTCAACCGTGACCGCGATTACTTCGAGTGCCATGAGGTGCTCGAGGAATTGTGGCTGGAGCAGGGGTATGATCCGCTGTACAAGGGGCTGCTGCAGGTCGCTGTCGGCTTGTTCCATGCGCGGCGCGGCAATTTGTCCGGCGGGCGGAAGATGCTTTGTTCCGCTTTAGAGCGGCTAGCACCCTATCCGGAACACACGCTTGGTATTGACCTGGGGAAGCTGCGCCGGGACACGGAAGTGTACGTCCGGCAGCTGACGGAGGGGGATCCCCAAGCCTTTACTTATTACGACCTCACGATCCATGTGCTGGACCCGGAGTTGGTTCGCCTGGTGGCGGAGGCCTCGAAAAACATCGCCCCGAACATTCCGCAGCGGCGCACGCCGCAGCGCGGGGAGAAGCATGAGGAACGACAGCAGAAGCTGGAGCAAAGGAAAGCGCGTGAACAAGGCTGA
- a CDS encoding DNA polymerase IV has protein sequence MRDTADFYPARGRVILHVDMNAFYCSVHEAEEPEKYRNRPTAVAGSVELRKGVIVTCSYTARKMGVSTGMTVSQGLKKCPELIVIQPDFHLYRKYSRAFMDIAYEYTPLLQAVSIDECYLDITGSKQFGTPLEIASQIQQRIRHELGLPCSIGIAPNKLLAKMASDMKKPNGITVLRIRDVPKLLWDKPCSDLFGIGRKTAEKLKSMRIYTIGQLAAADERKLIERFGVAGSWMKQAANGRDDSPVSDERERNKSIGHTTTLPRDISRMEDVQRVLLNIADQVARRLRRQNLMAQTIQITIRTPDMKTITRSHSLDTVTEQAEVIYREACELYRRHWSEDKSVRLLGITLQNLVPKEESALQLDLFDYERQPKKESLTRTMDMLRDKFGEDAVLTAGMLTDDPSALIRNHRIRGTSLQTDFLRQNRDDSDGPRSE, from the coding sequence ATGAGAGATACCGCTGATTTTTACCCGGCGCGGGGAAGAGTCATTTTGCATGTCGATATGAACGCCTTTTATTGTTCGGTCCATGAGGCGGAAGAACCGGAGAAATATCGGAACCGTCCTACGGCGGTAGCGGGAAGCGTGGAGCTGCGCAAAGGAGTGATCGTCACCTGCTCGTATACCGCGCGTAAAATGGGAGTGTCGACCGGAATGACCGTCAGCCAAGGGCTGAAGAAATGTCCCGAGCTGATCGTCATCCAGCCGGATTTCCATCTATACCGCAAATATTCCCGGGCGTTTATGGACATTGCGTACGAATACACGCCGCTCCTTCAAGCGGTTTCCATCGACGAATGTTATCTCGATATCACCGGCTCCAAGCAATTTGGAACCCCGCTCGAAATTGCGAGTCAAATCCAACAGCGGATCCGTCACGAGCTGGGCCTTCCCTGTTCGATTGGGATTGCTCCCAACAAGCTGTTAGCCAAGATGGCTTCAGATATGAAAAAACCAAACGGCATCACCGTATTGCGCATCCGGGACGTGCCGAAGCTCCTTTGGGACAAACCGTGCAGCGACTTGTTTGGCATCGGCCGAAAGACGGCCGAGAAGCTGAAGTCGATGCGGATCTATACGATCGGGCAGCTGGCGGCTGCGGACGAGCGCAAGCTGATCGAGCGATTTGGGGTGGCCGGTTCTTGGATGAAACAGGCGGCGAACGGCAGAGATGATTCGCCGGTGAGCGATGAGCGCGAGCGAAATAAATCGATTGGCCACACCACCACACTGCCGCGCGATATTAGCCGGATGGAGGACGTGCAACGCGTGCTGTTGAACATCGCGGATCAAGTCGCGCGCCGACTGCGGCGGCAAAATCTGATGGCACAGACGATCCAAATTACGATCCGCACCCCGGACATGAAGACGATCACCCGCTCGCACAGTCTGGATACGGTAACCGAGCAGGCGGAGGTGATTTACCGGGAAGCCTGTGAGTTGTACCGCCGCCATTGGAGCGAAGACAAGTCGGTTCGTCTCCTAGGGATCACTTTACAAAATTTGGTTCCAAAGGAGGAATCCGCGCTGCAGCTCGATCTGTTTGATTATGAGCGGCAGCCCAAAAAAGAGTCATTAACGCGCACAATGGACATGCTAAGAGACAAGTTCGGGGAAGACGCCGTGCTGACGGCAGGAATGCTGACCGATGATCCATCGGCATTGATCCGCAATCATCGCATTCGCGGGACTTCGCTGCAAACCGACTTTCTTCGCCAGAACCGGGACGATTCGGACGGTCCACGTTCGGAGTAG
- a CDS encoding quinone-dependent dihydroorotate dehydrogenase → MLYRALGKPVFFRMDPENAHHLVINGLHTAAAVPGVLPLLRGMYGVPEAPELATDLFGIHFPSPVGLAAGLDKNADAVPGFSAIGFGFMEVGTVTPLGQPGNDRPRLFRLPSDEALINRMGFNNRGTEAMAQRLKALKHRPIPIAVNIGKNKITPNEEAYRDYEKCISDLYEYADFFVVNISSPNTPDLRKLQHGNELASLLTAVKDRMAAEAKRHGKSKAVLVKIAPDVSFDELEYIVDTIRNSGVSGLIATNTTLSRDGITHKNAREAGGLSGKPLNARSTEIISRVYRQTEGRLPIIGSGGIFTAEDAYAKIRAGASLVEIYTALIYEGPEINRKLHRGLRELLRRDGYRHISEAVGADHR, encoded by the coding sequence GTGTTGTATCGCGCATTGGGAAAACCGGTGTTTTTCCGGATGGATCCGGAGAATGCCCATCATCTCGTTATCAACGGATTACATACTGCCGCTGCCGTCCCTGGAGTGTTGCCGCTCTTACGCGGAATGTACGGCGTGCCGGAAGCGCCGGAACTGGCGACGGACTTATTTGGAATTCATTTTCCTTCCCCGGTGGGGTTAGCTGCCGGTCTTGATAAAAATGCCGACGCGGTGCCAGGTTTCTCCGCGATCGGATTCGGATTTATGGAAGTGGGTACGGTGACGCCGCTGGGACAGCCCGGCAATGACCGTCCAAGGTTGTTCCGTTTGCCTTCCGACGAAGCGTTGATTAACCGGATGGGCTTTAATAACCGCGGAACAGAGGCGATGGCACAGCGTCTGAAGGCGCTGAAGCACCGCCCGATTCCGATCGCCGTCAACATCGGCAAAAATAAAATCACGCCCAACGAAGAAGCCTACCGTGATTACGAGAAATGCATTTCGGACTTATATGAATACGCCGATTTTTTCGTTGTGAACATCAGTTCACCAAATACGCCGGACTTACGTAAATTGCAGCATGGTAATGAGTTGGCTTCGCTGCTGACTGCTGTAAAGGACCGGATGGCGGCCGAAGCAAAGCGGCATGGCAAATCGAAGGCAGTGCTGGTTAAAATCGCGCCGGACGTGAGCTTTGATGAGCTGGAATATATCGTCGACACCATCCGCAACAGCGGCGTTTCTGGCTTAATCGCCACGAATACGACGTTGTCGCGGGACGGGATCACACACAAGAACGCCCGGGAAGCCGGAGGCCTAAGTGGGAAGCCGCTGAACGCGCGGTCAACGGAGATCATCTCGCGCGTCTATCGGCAAACGGAAGGCCGCTTGCCGATCATCGGATCGGGCGGGATTTTCACGGCGGAAGATGCCTACGCCAAAATCCGGGCTGGGGCCAGCTTGGTTGAAATCTACACTGCGTTGATCTACGAAGGCCCGGAAATCAATCGCAAGCTGCATCGCGGCCTGCGGGAATTGCTGCGCCGGGACGGCTATCGCCATATCTCCGAGGCGGTTGGGGCGGATCACCGATAA
- a CDS encoding L,D-transpeptidase family protein yields MGNSAYLKKYVENHPNNKMAWYLLGKEYEANGQAGKAHYCYIQAGNVYEAFESSKIPLPEEVLAGYKEGLLQESHRKEKRSRFLRKLSLALLIALLVWIPSAHAPGDRQAAVPVNAADAGAGDDADLGEASAEAQKPAGDEAGEGAPAGTPAFSEPAFTAIGFGGDPAGTQAEALGGLLALQRQTAVPLLHAAALGMEQAGDWLVWSDDLPVAFGLEQSPADGRTALQAYDARACECAPPDSAALQERARQWIPQQESLGVLASAMIHYKQANGVWPASLQDLVGPYPDNWIAGTDPTMVRAFKPLLAQLKREGTGATGNANAQEVLAEGMAPGQRPFFAEPYEIIVDTKTHTLAVVSGNVLIRSYPVGLGGSRTPEGTFVISEKVINPNGRDSGEFGSRGMQLSDTNYAIHGTNEPDSIGKDESLGCIRMGKKDVEELFDLVPKGTRVRIGKGILPKLKNVPAERFALGDRQDQTNPHRTYHWLN; encoded by the coding sequence ATGGGGAACTCGGCTTACCTTAAAAAATACGTGGAAAACCACCCGAACAATAAAATGGCCTGGTACCTGCTGGGCAAAGAATATGAAGCGAACGGGCAAGCGGGGAAAGCCCACTATTGTTATATTCAGGCGGGCAACGTGTATGAGGCATTTGAATCCAGCAAAATTCCGCTACCGGAGGAAGTGCTGGCCGGCTATAAGGAAGGGCTGTTGCAGGAGTCACACCGGAAGGAGAAACGAAGCCGCTTCCTGCGCAAGCTCAGTCTTGCGCTGTTGATTGCGCTGCTGGTGTGGATTCCTTCCGCCCATGCGCCGGGGGATCGGCAGGCGGCGGTGCCCGTGAACGCCGCCGATGCAGGTGCCGGTGACGATGCCGACCTCGGGGAGGCATCGGCGGAAGCGCAGAAGCCCGCCGGGGATGAGGCGGGCGAAGGTGCGCCTGCGGGGACGCCGGCCTTCTCGGAGCCGGCGTTCACCGCCATCGGCTTCGGCGGCGACCCTGCCGGGACGCAGGCGGAGGCCTTGGGCGGTTTGCTCGCGCTGCAGCGGCAAACCGCCGTTCCCCTGCTCCATGCCGCAGCGCTGGGCATGGAGCAGGCTGGCGACTGGCTGGTCTGGTCGGACGACCTGCCCGTCGCGTTTGGCTTGGAGCAGAGTCCGGCCGATGGTCGGACGGCGCTCCAAGCCTATGATGCGCGCGCGTGCGAATGCGCGCCGCCGGATTCGGCCGCGCTGCAGGAGCGCGCGCGGCAGTGGATCCCGCAGCAGGAATCGCTGGGCGTGCTTGCCTCGGCGATGATCCACTACAAGCAGGCTAACGGTGTATGGCCTGCTAGCCTGCAAGACCTGGTCGGGCCGTATCCCGACAACTGGATTGCCGGGACCGATCCGACCATGGTGCGGGCGTTTAAACCGCTGCTTGCGCAATTAAAACGCGAGGGTACAGGCGCAACGGGAAATGCGAATGCGCAAGAAGTGCTCGCGGAGGGGATGGCTCCGGGGCAGCGGCCTTTTTTTGCCGAACCTTATGAAATTATCGTCGATACGAAAACGCACACATTGGCGGTGGTCAGCGGGAACGTCTTGATTCGGAGTTATCCGGTTGGATTGGGCGGCTCGCGAACGCCGGAGGGCACGTTTGTCATCTCCGAAAAAGTGATCAACCCGAACGGAAGGGATAGCGGGGAATTTGGCAGCCGCGGCATGCAGCTGTCGGATACAAACTACGCGATTCACGGAACGAATGAGCCGGACAGTATTGGAAAGGATGAGTCGCTAGGCTGCATCCGGATGGGCAAGAAGGATGTGGAAGAGCTGTTTGATCTGGTTCCGAAGGGGACGAGGGTGAGGATTGGGAAGGGGATTTTGCCGAAGCTGAAGAACGTCCCGGCGGAGCGTTTCGCCCTGGGCGATAGACAGGATCAGACTAATCCCCACCGCACTTACCATTGGCTGAACTAG
- a CDS encoding ferredoxin, producing MAKYTWVEKDTCIACGACGATAPDIYDYDDEGLAEVIYGNDGNRGITEIPEDLYDDLQDACDGCPTDSIKVADEPFNKEG from the coding sequence ATGGCGAAATATACTTGGGTTGAGAAGGACACATGCATCGCTTGCGGCGCTTGCGGCGCAACAGCACCGGATATCTACGATTATGACGATGAGGGTTTGGCCGAAGTGATTTACGGTAATGACGGCAACCGCGGGATCACGGAGATTCCGGAAGATTTGTACGACGATCTCCAAGACGCTTGCGACGGCTGCCCAACGGATTCCATCAAAGTTGCAGATGAGCCATTTAATAAAGAAGGCTAA
- the cimA gene encoding citramalate synthase, producing the protein MSKPISIFDTTLRDGTQGEGISLSADDKLKIAKKLDYLGVHYIEGGIPGSNGKDIEFFKRVMELKLQAKITAFGSTRRKDSLAEHDAGLNKMIEAGVPAATLVGKSWDFHVHTALQTTLEENLAMISDSIAYLKRQGLEVIFDAEHFFDGYKNNPEYALSVLRKAEEAGADWLVMCDTNGGTMPHEVYDIVSALCEVIPGSKLGIHTHNDCELAVANSLSAVRAGVTQIQGTMNGYGERCGNANLCSIIPNLQLKLGYEVLEPDRLKQLTNTARYISEIANVHMPVNQPYVGNAAFAHKGGIHVSAILRDSRTYEHIAPELVGNRQRVLVSELAGQSNILSKAQEMGIEFNPENENTKQVIAKIKELEHQGYQFEGADASLELLLRQANGDMKELFVFESFKMLVEKTADRPVVSEAFVKLKIDGVSVYTAAEGNGPVNALDNALRKALITYYPGLKDMHLSDYKVRVLDDKDATASKVRVLIESQDYHNSWNTVGVSSNVIEASWEALVDSIRYALLGQTKREDYEEIPSAGWGLVNH; encoded by the coding sequence ATGTCAAAGCCAATATCCATCTTCGACACAACCTTACGCGACGGTACCCAAGGCGAGGGCATCAGCCTGTCGGCGGACGATAAGCTGAAGATCGCCAAAAAGCTGGATTACCTTGGGGTCCATTATATTGAAGGTGGAATTCCGGGCAGTAACGGGAAGGACATTGAATTTTTTAAGCGGGTCATGGAGCTGAAGCTGCAGGCCAAGATTACCGCTTTTGGCAGCACACGCCGAAAAGACAGCCTAGCCGAACATGATGCTGGTCTCAATAAGATGATCGAAGCCGGTGTTCCAGCGGCGACGCTGGTCGGAAAATCGTGGGATTTCCATGTGCATACCGCGCTGCAAACCACGCTAGAGGAAAACCTCGCCATGATCTCCGATTCGATCGCTTATCTGAAGCGGCAGGGGCTGGAGGTCATTTTTGACGCGGAACATTTTTTTGACGGGTATAAAAACAATCCGGAATACGCCCTCTCCGTCTTACGCAAAGCGGAGGAGGCTGGTGCCGACTGGCTGGTCATGTGTGACACGAACGGCGGAACGATGCCGCATGAGGTGTATGATATCGTCAGCGCATTGTGCGAAGTGATTCCCGGCTCGAAGCTGGGCATCCATACCCACAACGACTGTGAGCTGGCCGTCGCCAACTCGCTTAGCGCCGTCCGGGCCGGCGTAACCCAAATCCAAGGGACGATGAACGGGTACGGGGAGCGTTGCGGCAATGCCAACCTTTGCTCGATTATTCCAAATCTGCAGCTGAAGCTGGGCTACGAAGTGCTCGAGCCCGACCGGTTAAAGCAGCTGACCAATACCGCCCGTTACATCAGCGAGATCGCTAATGTGCACATGCCGGTCAACCAGCCGTATGTCGGGAACGCCGCGTTCGCCCACAAAGGAGGCATTCACGTCTCCGCCATCCTCCGCGATTCGCGGACATATGAGCACATCGCTCCCGAATTGGTCGGTAACCGCCAGCGCGTGCTTGTCTCCGAGTTGGCCGGGCAAAGTAACATCCTGTCCAAGGCGCAGGAGATGGGAATCGAATTCAATCCGGAGAACGAGAACACCAAACAAGTGATCGCCAAGATTAAGGAACTGGAGCATCAAGGGTATCAATTCGAAGGTGCGGACGCCTCGCTCGAATTGCTGCTGCGTCAGGCCAATGGCGATATGAAGGAACTGTTCGTCTTTGAATCGTTTAAGATGCTCGTTGAGAAAACCGCTGACCGTCCTGTCGTTTCCGAAGCCTTCGTCAAGCTGAAGATTGACGGAGTCAGTGTCTACACCGCTGCCGAAGGCAACGGCCCGGTTAACGCTCTCGACAATGCGCTTCGCAAAGCCTTGATCACTTATTACCCGGGCTTGAAGGATATGCATCTGTCGGACTACAAGGTGCGCGTTCTTGACGACAAAGATGCCACCGCTTCGAAGGTACGTGTACTGATCGAATCCCAGGATTATCACAACTCCTGGAATACCGTTGGCGTGTCCAGCAACGTCATTGAAGCGAGCTGGGAAGCGCTCGTTGACTCGATCCGTTACGCGCTGCTGGGGCAGACAAAACGGGAGGACTATGAAGAGATTCCTTCCGCCGGATGGGGACTCGTCAACCATTAA
- a CDS encoding GTP pyrophosphokinase, protein MDSRDWGTFLLPYEQAVEELKVKFKTMRSELKKREEYAPIEFVTGRVKKISSILDKAKRLNVSMENLETGIEDIAGIRIMCQFVEDIRRVAEYIRMRKDLKVLYEKDYITNYKESGYRSFHMIVEYPVQTALGQKQVLAEIQIRTLAMNFWATIEHSLNYKYRESLPEEMRGRLKKAAEAAFVLDNEMSSIRQEILQAQKSFEDESNVVSSVLASIHQLYFYHLVSEAIEAQDRFNRLWEAKDFDGLKQLQVELKDLIKLHKKVEEPGDEL, encoded by the coding sequence ATGGACAGTAGGGATTGGGGAACATTTTTGCTTCCATATGAACAAGCCGTAGAAGAACTGAAGGTTAAATTCAAGACGATGCGCTCCGAGCTGAAGAAACGCGAAGAGTATGCACCGATCGAATTCGTGACCGGACGGGTCAAGAAAATCTCCAGCATTTTGGACAAGGCGAAACGGTTAAATGTGTCGATGGAGAATCTGGAGACCGGGATCGAGGATATCGCGGGCATTCGCATTATGTGTCAGTTCGTTGAGGATATCCGCCGGGTTGCGGAATATATTCGCATGCGTAAGGATCTTAAGGTTCTTTACGAAAAAGACTACATCACGAACTACAAAGAAAGCGGCTATCGCAGCTTCCATATGATCGTGGAATACCCGGTGCAAACCGCGCTGGGTCAAAAGCAAGTGCTGGCTGAAATTCAGATTCGTACGCTGGCGATGAATTTTTGGGCGACGATTGAGCATTCTTTGAACTACAAGTATCGGGAAAGTCTGCCTGAAGAAATGCGGGGCCGGCTCAAAAAGGCTGCCGAAGCTGCATTCGTACTGGATAACGAAATGTCCAGCATCCGCCAGGAGATTTTGCAGGCGCAGAAGAGCTTCGAGGATGAATCCAACGTGGTTTCCTCCGTGCTTGCGTCGATTCATCAATTATATTTTTACCATCTGGTCTCAGAAGCCATCGAAGCCCAGGATCGGTTTAACCGGCTGTGGGAGGCGAAGGATTTTGATGGGCTGAAGCAGCTGCAGGTCGAACTGAAGGATCTGATCAAGCTGCACAAAAAAGTGGAGGAGCCCGGGGATGAGCTATGA